In a single window of the Xylanimonas protaetiae genome:
- the carB gene encoding carbamoyl-phosphate synthase large subunit, whose protein sequence is MPRRTDISSVLVIGSGPIVIGQACEFDYSGTQACRVLKEEGLRVILVNSNPATIMTDPEFADATYVEPITTEVLTSIIAKERPDALLPTLGGQTALNAAIALDEAGVLAKYDVELIGANIPAIQKGEDRELFREVVAQCGGESARSHIIHTVEAAVEAADDLGYPMVVRPSFTMGGLGSGIAYDETDLRRIVGQGLHYSPTTEVLLEESILGWKEYELELMRDKHDNVVVVCSIENVDPVGVHTGDSVTVAPALTLTDREYQKLRDIGIAVIREVGVDTGGCNIQFAIDPTNGRVIVIEMNPRVSRSSALASKATGFPIAKIAAKLAVGYTLDEIPNDITKVTPASFEPTLDYIVVKVPRFAFEKFPAADDTLTTTMKSVGEAMALGRNFTEALGKALRSIDKAGVQFHWDGTPVAGADLERLLEDIKRPTEFRMVGVQQALRAGATIEQVFEATKIDPWFLDQISLMNEIADDVAASPTLTEDVLREAKRHGLSDRQIAALRGMGSTGEQSVREIRHALGVRPVFKTVDTCAAEFKATTPYHYSSYDQETEVAPREREAVIILGSGPNRIGQGIEFDYSCVHATLTLAEQYETVMVNCNPETVSTDYDTSDRLYFEPLTFEDVLEVYQAELAAGPVKGIIVQLGGQTPLSLAQRLADAGLPVLGTTPEAIDAAEDRGLFGQVLVDAGLPAPAFGTARTLGQAVEVAEGIGYPVLVRPSYVLGGRGMEIVYSREQLTTYVERAIASASETAAASGNVLSAPLLIDRFLDNGIEIDVDALYDGEELFLGGVMEHIEEAGIHSGDSACVLPPVSLSEHEIERIRRSTEAIAKGVGVRGLLNVQYALVSDVLYVLEANPRASRTVPFVSKATGVSLAKAAARVMVGSTIADLRAEGMLPPAGDGGTLDLDAPIAVKEAVLPFKRFRTAEGLVVDTVLGPEMRSTGEVMGFDADFPRAFAKSQAAAYGGLPTSGKVFVSVADRDKRAIVFPIKRLTDLGFEVLATAGTKQVLSRNGIPATVVRKHSEGTGPHGEPTIVELITAGGVDLVINSPSGQAGVRADGYEIRAATTAADKPIVTTIDELGAVVQAIEAIIAGPFDVASLQEHTAEGRARRALARGAAAREEVARG, encoded by the coding sequence GTTCGACTACTCCGGCACCCAGGCGTGCCGCGTGCTCAAGGAGGAGGGCCTGCGGGTCATCCTCGTGAACTCCAACCCGGCCACGATCATGACCGACCCGGAGTTCGCCGACGCCACCTACGTCGAGCCGATCACGACCGAGGTGCTGACGAGCATCATCGCCAAGGAGCGCCCCGACGCCCTCCTGCCGACGCTCGGCGGCCAGACCGCGCTTAACGCGGCCATCGCCCTCGACGAGGCCGGCGTCCTGGCCAAGTACGACGTCGAGCTCATCGGCGCCAACATCCCCGCCATCCAGAAGGGCGAGGACCGCGAGCTCTTCCGCGAGGTCGTCGCCCAGTGCGGCGGCGAGTCGGCCCGCTCGCACATCATCCACACGGTCGAGGCGGCCGTCGAGGCGGCCGACGACCTCGGCTACCCGATGGTCGTGCGCCCGTCGTTCACCATGGGCGGCCTCGGCTCGGGCATCGCGTACGACGAGACCGACCTGCGCCGCATCGTCGGTCAGGGCCTGCACTACTCGCCGACCACCGAGGTGCTCCTGGAGGAGTCGATCCTCGGCTGGAAGGAGTACGAGCTCGAGCTCATGCGCGACAAGCACGACAACGTCGTGGTCGTCTGCTCCATCGAGAACGTCGACCCCGTCGGCGTTCACACGGGCGACTCCGTCACCGTCGCCCCGGCGCTCACCCTGACCGACCGCGAGTACCAGAAGCTGCGCGACATCGGCATCGCCGTCATCCGCGAGGTCGGCGTCGACACGGGCGGCTGCAACATCCAGTTCGCGATCGACCCGACCAACGGCCGCGTCATCGTCATCGAGATGAACCCACGCGTCTCGCGCTCCTCTGCGCTCGCCTCGAAGGCCACCGGCTTCCCGATCGCCAAGATCGCCGCGAAGCTCGCCGTCGGCTACACGCTCGACGAGATCCCGAACGACATCACGAAGGTCACGCCCGCGTCGTTCGAGCCGACGCTCGACTACATCGTCGTCAAGGTGCCGCGCTTCGCGTTCGAGAAGTTCCCGGCCGCCGACGACACGCTGACCACCACCATGAAGTCGGTGGGCGAGGCGATGGCGCTGGGCCGCAACTTCACCGAGGCGCTCGGCAAGGCGCTGCGCTCCATCGACAAGGCGGGCGTGCAGTTCCACTGGGACGGCACCCCGGTCGCCGGCGCGGACCTGGAGCGGCTCCTCGAGGACATCAAGCGCCCCACCGAGTTCCGCATGGTCGGCGTGCAGCAGGCGCTGCGCGCGGGCGCCACGATCGAGCAGGTCTTCGAGGCCACCAAGATCGACCCGTGGTTCCTCGACCAGATCTCGCTCATGAACGAGATCGCCGACGACGTCGCCGCGTCGCCGACGCTCACCGAGGACGTGCTGCGCGAGGCGAAGCGGCACGGCCTGTCGGACCGCCAGATCGCTGCCCTGCGCGGCATGGGCTCGACGGGCGAGCAGTCGGTCCGCGAGATCCGCCACGCCCTGGGCGTGCGCCCCGTCTTCAAGACGGTCGACACGTGCGCCGCCGAGTTCAAGGCCACGACGCCGTACCACTACTCGTCCTACGACCAGGAGACCGAGGTCGCCCCGCGCGAGCGCGAGGCCGTCATCATCCTGGGCTCGGGCCCGAACCGCATCGGCCAGGGCATCGAGTTCGACTACTCGTGCGTCCACGCGACCCTGACGCTCGCCGAGCAGTACGAGACGGTCATGGTCAACTGCAACCCGGAGACGGTCTCGACGGACTACGACACGTCCGACCGCCTCTACTTCGAGCCGCTGACCTTCGAGGACGTCCTGGAGGTCTACCAGGCTGAGCTCGCCGCAGGCCCGGTCAAGGGCATCATCGTGCAGCTCGGCGGCCAGACGCCGCTGTCGCTCGCGCAGCGTCTCGCCGACGCCGGCCTGCCCGTCCTCGGCACCACCCCGGAGGCGATCGACGCCGCCGAGGACCGCGGCCTGTTCGGTCAGGTGCTGGTCGACGCGGGCCTGCCGGCCCCCGCGTTCGGCACCGCCCGCACGCTGGGCCAGGCCGTCGAGGTCGCCGAGGGCATCGGCTACCCGGTGCTCGTGCGCCCCTCGTACGTGCTCGGCGGCCGCGGCATGGAGATCGTGTACTCGCGCGAGCAGCTCACCACGTACGTCGAGCGCGCGATCGCGTCGGCCTCCGAGACGGCCGCCGCCTCCGGCAACGTGCTCTCGGCGCCGCTGCTCATCGACCGCTTCCTCGACAACGGCATCGAGATCGACGTCGACGCCCTGTACGACGGCGAGGAGCTGTTCCTCGGCGGCGTCATGGAGCACATCGAGGAGGCCGGCATCCACTCGGGCGACTCGGCCTGCGTGCTGCCGCCGGTGTCGCTGAGCGAGCACGAGATCGAGCGCATCCGCCGCTCGACCGAGGCCATCGCCAAGGGCGTCGGCGTGCGCGGCCTGCTCAACGTGCAGTACGCGCTGGTCAGCGACGTGCTGTACGTGCTGGAGGCCAACCCGCGCGCCTCGCGCACCGTGCCGTTCGTCTCGAAGGCCACGGGCGTGAGCCTCGCCAAGGCCGCGGCGCGCGTCATGGTCGGCTCGACCATCGCCGACCTCCGCGCCGAGGGCATGCTGCCCCCGGCGGGCGACGGCGGCACCCTCGACCTCGACGCGCCCATCGCCGTCAAGGAGGCCGTGCTGCCGTTCAAGCGGTTCCGCACCGCCGAGGGCCTGGTCGTGGACACCGTCCTCGGCCCGGAGATGCGCTCGACCGGCGAGGTCATGGGCTTCGACGCCGACTTCCCCCGCGCGTTCGCCAAGTCGCAGGCCGCGGCCTACGGCGGCCTGCCGACGTCGGGCAAGGTCTTCGTGTCGGTGGCCGACCGCGACAAGCGCGCGATCGTGTTCCCCATCAAGAGGCTCACCGACCTGGGCTTCGAGGTGCTCGCCACCGCGGGCACCAAGCAGGTGCTGTCCCGCAACGGCATCCCGGCGACCGTGGTGCGCAAGCACTCCGAGGGGACCGGCCCGCACGGCGAGCCGACGATCGTCGAGCTCATCACGGCCGGCGGCGTCGACCTGGTGATCAACTCCCCGTCCGGCCAGGCCGGGGTGCGCGCCGACGGCTACGAGATCCGCGCCGCCACGACCGCCGCGGACAAGCCGATCGTCACCACCATCGACGAGCTCGGCGCCGTCGTGCAGGCGATCGAGGCGATCATCGCCGGGCCGTTCGACGTCGCGTCGCTCCAGGAGCACACCGCCGAGGGCCGAGCGCGCCGCGCGCTCGCCCGTGGCGCCGCGGCCCGCGAGGAGGTCGCCCGTGGCTGA